GACGTTGTTGGCGACGATCCAGGCCGTGGTTCCGCCGAGCGCGAGCCCTACGACGCCGCCCTGAAACCAGAAGGTCATGCTGCGGCTGGCCAGCGCGGCGCGCGTCGTCTCGAGTTCGCGCGCGAGCCGCTCCGCAAGCACACCCGGCGCGACTTCCGTCTCTTCTTGCTCGGGCGATTCGGATGTTCCTTCACCGCCTTCGACGGGCGCCCCACTGCCTCCGGCACCGTTTTCGTATCCCGGCAGAGAAAATCCCGCATGCAGCGCATCCGTGTGGCAGGCGACGCAAGTAGCCGGTGTGATCGTGAAACTATGGCCGGTGGGCACGATTCCGTCCTCGGGAACTTCCTCCGGCGGGATCACCAGGGCGTGGCAATCCACACAACCGATGTCTTTCTGGATGTGCAGATCTTCCAGGTACGGACCCATATCCTCCTCGTGACAATTGATGCACAGGTCATCGCTGACCTCAAACAAGGGCTTCTGGCTGTGCGGATCGTGACAATCCATACACCCTACAACCGCATCCGCATGACCGGTCAGACGCCACTCCCCGAGCGTGGTGGTGTGGCAAACACCGCAGTATTCCGTGTCTGCCAGTATGGGAACGGGTTCTGGGGGATGATTCTCCGGTGTACCGGCGTGGCAGGCTTCGCAAGCAACGCCCTCGGCCGTGTAATCGCCGGTGGTCTGTTGGTAATTCGTGGTGTGGCAGACCAGGCACTCACCCGGTTCACCCATCCCCGCCCAGCGCTCCTGGAAGACGTCGTCGTCGAAAGCGTGTGCATGGGAGCTGTGCGACCAGTGATCGGCGATATCGAGGTGGCATTCCTCACAATCGTTCGCAGTCTGGAAATTCGCATTCTCCGCGCCCTGCTGCGTCGTGCGATGCATGACGAAACCCATCAAGGGAAGCGCCAGCAGCAGACCAAGCGGGATGAACCAGATCCATCTCGGCAATCCGATCGGTTTTTTCTTCATTCTTCCTCCGCGTCATCGGCAACCACACATAGTGTCTGTCCCACCTCACCACCTCTGCGCAGGTTGATCAATAATTCGTTCTCCGGATCGTTGACAAATTCCCAAAATGCATTTTGCGCCCGCGTGGCGGGATGATGGACGTTGCGACCGACCCAAACGTCTTGAGAGATTTCCATTCCATTCACCTGAACCTGAACGATGTCGCCGCGCCGGACGGCATCGTCGGCCGCCATGCGGGTGAGGAAAGCCACGCCGATCCCCTCCTGCACCGCGATCGATATTGCCTGAGAAGTCCCCAGGGTCATGATCACATTCAAGTCGTCCGGATTCATGCCGACATTGGTGAAGGCCTGGGCGACGGCGCGGCGCGTGCCGGAGGTCTCCTCACGAACGATGAAATCCGCCTGCGGCAGATCCTGCGGCTCGATCGAGGCGCGCTCTGCCCACGAATGCGCCGGGGGAACGACGAGGATCACCGGATCGGTGATGAACTTGCGGAATTCCATGTCCTTGGAATATGCCCGCTCACTTACGACGGTCAGCTGCAGTTTTCCTTCGTTCTGCATCTCCAGGGCCGTATGCTGGTCGGTGACGTAGCAGGTGACCTGAACGCCGGGGTGGATTTCACGGAAACGGGCCAATAATTTCGGCAGCAGGTAGCGGCCGGCCGTCGTGCAGCAGCCAATGGTGAGGTGCCCGGCGATCTCCCCGTGGAGCGACTCGATCGACTCCTCGATCTGGATGGATAAATTGACCAGCTGCCGCGCCAGAGGCAAGAGCGTCTGGCCCGCTTCGGTCAGGGCGAGATGCCGCCCGCGCCGTTCGAACAACTGCATACCGAAATGATGTTCCAATGCCTGAATGTGTTGGCTTACACTGGGCTGCGACATATGCAAGCGCCGGGCTGCCTCCGAGAAATTCATCTGCTGCGCCGCGATCAAGAAGACATTGATCTGATGAACGTCCAGCATCGAGCGTTCTCCTTTGTGAATATTTTAACAAACTGCATTAGTTTCTCAACCCCCTGGCGCTATATCTTCATAGGATTTGCTTATTTAGCATCCAAAGCCAATCCTATAAGTATTTCTTGGTTTTGGTGTTGATTTTACCCCGCGTTTCATTATACTGCTATTGACGGTGGTTCGTGAAAAAAATCGCAAACAACGTCGGGAGAGGATTCTTCGTGAACGAAACACGATCATTTTTCAATGACGGTCATCCGCCTCGCGTGCGATCCTTCCCACCCTGCCTCTGCCGCCTGATGGGGATCGCGATCTTCGCCGTCCTCACAGGATGCCGGGCCAAAGCGCCGAGCGAAATTGCGACACCGACGCCGGAACCGGAAACCCCATCCGGCGAAATTCATACCAACGCCGCCCTGGCATTGCTGGAAGATGCCGCTGCCGAACCACCCGATGAAGAACCTGTCGACGACCAATGCATTGCCTGTCACGAAGACAAACAACGCTTGATCGACACGGCGGAGCCAGAAGAGGACGTCGAAGTCGAATCATCGGGGGAAGGTTGAGGCGGAGAGGTGCCTCCGTTGGAGGCCTGGGAAAAAGTACTGCTGGATGTGGATGCCTACACCGATACGGTTCACGGAAAGGTCGCCTGCACGACCTGCCACGCCGGCGTCAATGACCCCGACAAGGTAACCGCGCACACCGATTTGATCTCGGATCCGAGCGAAAACCCACAGGACTCCTGCGGGACGTGCCATCCCAATCTGATCGAATCACAGATAAACAGCCTGCACTACACCCTGCAGGGCTACGAAACTGTACTTGCGACGAGGTCGGACAGCGAAGATCCCGAAACGCAGGCGCACATTCAGGAGATGATGGACAACCACTGCGCCAGCTGCCACACGACCTGTGGGCAGTGCCACGTCAGCCAACCGGCGAGCGTCGGCGGCGGTTTCCTGGACGGTCACGTGTTCGTCGAACGCGCATCGATGTCCAGAACCTGCACGGCATGCCACGGCAGCCGCGTCGGAAACGAATACCTGGGGAAGAATGAGGGCTACCAGGGCGACGTACATTTCCGCCAGGGACGCATGGTGTGTGCGGATTGCCACACGGCGGCCGAAGTCCACGGCGAACCGCCAAGCTGTGAGAGCTGCCATCCCAGCTCGACACCCGACGAACCCATGCCGGGTCCGACCCATCGTTACGACGGCGTCCAAACACCACGCTGCGAAAGCTGCCACATCTCCGCGGCCACCGGCGCGGACGGAATCGAACAGCATCAGGTACACGGCGGCCAGCTTTCTTGCCAGGTATGCCATTCCGTCGCCTATAAGAGCTGCGATTCCTGCCACACGCTGCAGACGGATGGCGGCGTGCCCTACTACGAGACCGACGCGAGTTACATGACCTTCCTGATCGGGTTGAATCCGATCAAGAGTTACGAACGCCCATACGATTACGTACCGCTGCGACACGTGCCGATTGCGCGCGACGTCTTCGACTTCTACGGTGATGATCTGCTGGCGAACTTCGACGAATTGCCGACCTGGCGCTACGCCACGCCACACAACATCCAGCTGCAAACGCCGCAGAACGCGTCCTGCAACGCCTGCCACGGCAACGCCGCC
The nucleotide sequence above comes from Anaerolineales bacterium. Encoded proteins:
- a CDS encoding multiheme c-type cytochrome yields the protein MKKKPIGLPRWIWFIPLGLLLALPLMGFVMHRTTQQGAENANFQTANDCEECHLDIADHWSHSSHAHAFDDDVFQERWAGMGEPGECLVCHTTNYQQTTGDYTAEGVACEACHAGTPENHPPEPVPILADTEYCGVCHTTTLGEWRLTGHADAVVGCMDCHDPHSQKPLFEVSDDLCINCHEEDMGPYLEDLHIQKDIGCVDCHALVIPPEEVPEDGIVPTGHSFTITPATCVACHTDALHAGFSLPGYENGAGGSGAPVEGGEGTSESPEQEETEVAPGVLAERLARELETTRAALASRSMTFWFQGGVVGLALGGTTAWIVANNVRRERKERDDDET
- a CDS encoding LysR family transcriptional regulator; protein product: MLDVHQINVFLIAAQQMNFSEAARRLHMSQPSVSQHIQALEHHFGMQLFERRGRHLALTEAGQTLLPLARQLVNLSIQIEESIESLHGEIAGHLTIGCCTTAGRYLLPKLLARFREIHPGVQVTCYVTDQHTALEMQNEGKLQLTVVSERAYSKDMEFRKFITDPVILVVPPAHSWAERASIEPQDLPQADFIVREETSGTRRAVAQAFTNVGMNPDDLNVIMTLGTSQAISIAVQEGIGVAFLTRMAADDAVRRGDIVQVQVNGMEISQDVWVGRNVHHPATRAQNAFWEFVNDPENELLINLRRGGEVGQTLCVVADDAEEE